The following nucleotide sequence is from Coffea eugenioides isolate CCC68of chromosome 3, Ceug_1.0, whole genome shotgun sequence.
CATTTTATGCACCAAAAGATCCACTACCCTAATAATCTTAGATTCGGAAGCCAGCATACAATGTGGCTGCCCCCTAAAAGCAGTCAGCACCTCTTCCTCAGACCAACCACACCTCTTATAAACCTCCATCTTGCGATCCCAACTCCTCAAAGCTGTTGCAGCCATCACTTTAACAGCCTGAAGAAACATTGTTGTTTGAGGATTGAAACCAATTTGCTTAACTCTTTCTACGCTTTCTTTCAAATGTTCTGGAAGTCTAGCTAATAGCCTAGGCATATGTTTCAAACAATACCCAATTCCCGATTCAGTAACACCCGCCTCTCGCAAAATCTCAAGATTAGGTGCCACTTTATTCTCCAAATTTGTCACCAAAAGCTCAGGGAATCGATTAACAGCAAATACAATATTTTCGTTCGAATGAAGTAAGTCTTGGAGTAGATTAAAAGCTGGGATAATTTGGTTTTTCAAGCTTCTACAAAGTATATTAGGTGATCTACATATTATCCTGGGAATGTCTAATCCTGAGACTCCTATAGATTGTAAAAATACAAGCTTTGGCAACAAAGTTTTCTCAGGACGGGATAAAAGGATAGATGGCCTTAGCCTAACGACAGTCGAGATCTGAGCATCAGTAAATGCATGATTCTTCAAAAACAGTTGAACATACTTGGAAGCCGAAAGTGCTCTTTCTTGAGAGAACCCAAATGAATTCATGAAGTAAGAAACTCATGGgttgctgatttgaggaatTCGTAATAGATGACGTTGATGAGGAAAGGGGTTGATgcaattcaagaaaatgcagTTTCTGGGATAAAGAAGATGAAATAGCAGAGCACTTTCTGGCATGATGCAGTGCCCTGCAGCATACACAGTTGAACATAGCCGAGATAGATGGATTTGATCAAAGGGCTGACCTGTTTATTTAGATTGCTCTTTGGGATGGCCAGAGAATCATCATTTGAACTCGAGAACTCAATGGCATGAAAccttgctgtttttttttttccctggtaCGCCCAAAACCCCACTGCTTTTGACTATTATTCTGACCTTCGAGGGATAAATCTCTTTTACTCGCGCATTGTTATTAGTTCTCTTAATGGAGCTACGATGTCAAGTTCTtttgttgttattttttttttttttctgttttcattttttgctTTATGTAGTACTAGACCGACTCGAAGCCTCAAAAgaacaacccaaaaaaaaaaaaaaatagagagagagatagagatgaagaagaagaaagaaaggaagtgATTGATAATTAACGGCTAGAGTGCAAAGGATTATTTTGTGTCTTACTTTACACTTTGCTAATGTTCCTGGCAATTAAATTGAGTGTAAAGAAAACCTCATTGTTGCTTCTAGCATATGGaactatttattattttttggattgTCCTCAAAtcaattttctcaaattttgacGGTAGAAATTTTAATGTACAATTTTTCAATGAGCTCGAATTCAAAGGAATTGAATTTTGGTCGAACTCGAGTTGAAACTTGATCAAAGGTGAATTCGATTTGATCTTAATGCAATGATTTTCTGAATGTATCATTTTAGAAAAGTATAACGCTTGGTTAAGTTTGACAAGTTTGTAAGCCTAGCACCAAAGCCAAATCGAGCTCAACTAGTTTGCCTAGCTCGAGCGACTTGGGAGGACAAAGTCGCCAGTTGTGATTGCAATTAGGGGTGTACGCGAGCCAAGCTACTcgcgagctactcgcgagtagcttgGTCAACGACTTGGCTCGAAAAATCCCCGGCTCGAGGCTCGTCGAGCTACTCGTCGAGCGGGggttatttaaataatatatttataatttaaataatatatatattataattataaaatgaccattATGGGTATAAGTTATATGGAATTTATAAAATACCCTTCGTTATCGAGCctatcgagtcgagtttcgagctactcgcgagtacatcgagtcgagtttcgagtatcaattttttttactcgatcgagctcgagccgagctcgagcctaTGGATatatgagtcgagtcgagctcgagtatagcactactcgagctcgactcggctcgattacatCTCTAATTGCAATTAGTAAACGGCCAGTTATCCCACTCTCGTCGGGAGCTGCAAAACAATAAACTGCTTTCGACAGCTCTGGTTCGTTTACCTACCTGTTGAAGGCAAGGCATGAAATTTCTAGTTTTAGTACGAACGGATGCTTTTAAGTGCTTAA
It contains:
- the LOC113764947 gene encoding transcription termination factor MTERF5, chloroplastic-like, translated to MNSFGFSQERALSASKYVQLFLKNHAFTDAQISTVVRLRPSILLSRPEKTLLPKLVFLQSIGVSGLDIPRIICRSPNILCRSLKNQIIPAFNLLQDLLHSNENIVFAVNRFPELLVTNLENKVAPNLEILREAGVTESGIGYCLKHMPRLLARLPEHLKESVERVKQIGFNPQTTMFLQAVKVMAATALRSWDRKMEVYKRCGWSEEEVLTAFRGQPHCMLASESKIIRVVDLLVHKMGCHISELAKNPLLILLSLNKTIAPRCSVYNVLRMKGLVRKNLSLAKCLTCPEKFFLERFVQRYKEEAPELLELYQEKMQLSK